The genome window AGTCAGTAATCACCGCCACCAGGGGAAGACCATTTCCTCTCTCCCCTTTATAAGCAGCTGCTACGTGACAGGGAGCAGCCTGGGTGCAAATGATAACATCGGGCTTATGCTCTTTCAGTATTTTTTCCATCTTTGTAAAATATAGCCGATTAAAGAACTTCCTAAAGTCTTTTGTAGCAATAGCAAAATCATGATTGTCATAGAGAACCCTCCAGATTAGAGGAATATTTTTGATGACCTTCGTATACCAACTAATAATCACTCTTCCCATTCTGGGGTAGGCGCATTCAATAGAATCTAATGCTAAAGTTTCCACATCAGAATACAGGCTAAACGCACTCTGTAGTGCCTGGGCTGCCCTATGGTGCCCTGAATCCGGGGAAGAGTAAAAGAAAAGTATTCTATTTCGCATATAAGAAATTAATCTCCTCTAAATGTTCCCGATTGAAAAAAGGTGACAGGTACATTTTTCTGGAGTCCTTGCGAAAGCAAGGAAAATACTTCCCCTCCCTTTCGGGAGGACTCCAGCACAATTTGTACCTTACCTTTCGGGAGGACTCCAACACGATTTGTGCCTTATCTCTTCTTTCTTTTCTTTGCCTCGAGTTTCCTGATTCTCTTCTCCAGTTGGGCTATATCTTTCTTGGAAGCAAAGTCAATTTTTGACAGGATTCCGCCTACCTCTTTCTTTACCAGGCCTGTCAACTTCTTCTGCGTATCTTTTCCTTTCTTCACCAGCTCGTCTACGAAAGCGGCAGTCTCTCCCTTGCCTACCCCTTCCAGCGCTAAGAACTGTTCTACCAATCTCTTTGCCTTCTCTTGAGTCAGGGCGGCTAAACCTAATCCTGCTAACAATACCCTATTAACTAAATCCGAAGCTTTGAATTTCATTTTTTTTTCTTCCTCCTTGATATTGTTTAATATTTCGGTGTACGAAGTATTTGCGGAAAAAATTATAACCTTCTGGCTTCTCCCAGCTCCTGAGGAGTGCCGGTCATCTTCTCCATAATCTGAATCAAAATACGGCAGTCGTCTTCGGTAAGGTTTCTTAAAATCCCACTGATGTGCCTCTTTTTGTAATGGTCAACTTTGCGAATGATTTTTTTCCCCAGTTCGGTAAGATAAACATGGACTCTGCGCCTATCTTTCTCATCCCTTTCTTTTTTGACGAAGTGTTTCTTTACCAGGCGCCCCACAAGCTCACTCACGGTATTAATATTAAGCCCCAATAATTTACTCAATTCTCCTACCATGCATTTACCTTTTCGGGTTATGGTAGCTAAAGCGAAATACTGCGGCAAAGTAATTTCAGTGCCATACAACTTGGGGAGCTGGGGAACCTGAAAATTCTTAACCAGTGCGGGCAATACGTCATCCATCCTGGAAACATACTTTCTAATCTCTTTTCGCCTCATAAATCTCACCTTAAAATAAGAGAATATCAAAAATTTTACTTTATTTTGAAGCTTTTGTCAATAAAATTTGGAAACCGTTTGCATCAACAACTTTGGGTAGGAGTAGCAGACTTTAGTCTGCGTCAAGGAGTCACTCCGATTCATCGGGATACCTGGTCGGTCACACTACTCTTTTAAGATAACCAGGTTATCCCTGTGGATTACCTCATCGTAATCCTTATATCCCAGAGTTTTTTCTATCTGCGAAGACTTCTTACCTTTAATTTTTTCTATTTCATCAGATGAATAGGAAGTTAATCCCCGGGCAAATTCCTTTCCTTCCATATCCACTACTGCCACGCAGGCTCCTGTATTAAATCTACCTTCCACTCCACTAATCCCTGAAGGAAGCAGACTCTTACCTCTTTTCAGGAGTGCCTCTTTGGCTCCTTCGTCAACAGCAATCTTACCTTCTATCCTGGTATCAAAAGCTATCCAGCGTTTGCGGGAGACTATTTTCTCTTTTCCCGCAAGAAATTTTGTTCCCGGGTTCTCTCCCTTCCAGATTTCTCTCAGAACTTTTTCTTTATTACCATTGGCAATATACATTGTAATGCCGCTGGCAGTGGCAATCTTGGCTGCCTCAAGCTTGGTTACCATTCCCCCGGTTCCTCTCTGGCTTCCCCTGCCACTGGCTTTCTCTTCCAGCTCAGCAGTAATCGTTTCTATCTCCTTTATTAATTTCACTTTCTTTTCTACCCGGGGGTCTTGAGAAAAGAAGCCATCCACATCAGTTAAAATTACCAACTGGTCAGCCTCTACCTTACTGGCTACCAGTGCGGAAAGCCGGTCATTATCTCCAAATTTAATTTCCTCTACAGCAACTGTATCGTTCTCATTTACCACAGGAACCACACCCAGGCTAAGAAGAGTCAACAGGGTATTTCTGGCATTGAGATACCTCTGGCGCTGGGCGAGGTCATCAGAGGTCAATAGAACCTGAGCCACCAGGCGATTATGTTTTCTGAAAAATTTCTCGTATATACCCATAAGATAGCCCTGCCCGATACTGGCCAGTGCCTGTTTTTCGCGGATGGAGCCACCCTGCAATTTCAACCTTCCCAGTCCCGCGCCGATTGCACCAGAAGTCACAATGATTACCTCTGCACCCGAGT of bacterium contains these proteins:
- the proB gene encoding glutamate 5-kinase; amino-acid sequence: MKKRVVIKIGTTVLTKPSGVINEVTIERIVDDVAELLNSGAEVIIVTSGAIGAGLGRLKLQGGSIREKQALASIGQGYLMGIYEKFFRKHNRLVAQVLLTSDDLAQRQRYLNARNTLLTLLSLGVVPVVNENDTVAVEEIKFGDNDRLSALVASKVEADQLVILTDVDGFFSQDPRVEKKVKLIKEIETITAELEEKASGRGSQRGTGGMVTKLEAAKIATASGITMYIANGNKEKVLREIWKGENPGTKFLAGKEKIVSRKRWIAFDTRIEGKIAVDEGAKEALLKRGKSLLPSGISGVEGRFNTGACVAVVDMEGKEFARGLTSYSSDEIEKIKGKKSSQIEKTLGYKDYDEVIHRDNLVILKE
- a CDS encoding MarR family transcriptional regulator, with product MRRKEIRKYVSRMDDVLPALVKNFQVPQLPKLYGTEITLPQYFALATITRKGKCMVGELSKLLGLNINTVSELVGRLVKKHFVKKERDEKDRRRVHVYLTELGKKIIRKVDHYKKRHISGILRNLTEDDCRILIQIMEKMTGTPQELGEARRL